The Nilaparvata lugens isolate BPH unplaced genomic scaffold, ASM1435652v1 scaffold6380, whole genome shotgun sequence sequence tatcttGACTCCCAACATTCACCCCCAACAGTTCCTCATTATTTTTCGAGGCGAAACAACGACAAACAAAGTTCTCAACAATGTTTGTCTGTGTAGACGAATCCATTACAGTTCTGGAACACCTGTAGTTCACCTGAACACCCATCGACGTACTCTCCACATTGCTAGTTTGAGTTGAACTCTCAACGAAAATCCTCTTCACTCTCAGGGCGTTGGTTTGTTCAGCAACAGTCGAGAGACCATTCCTGCCTGACAACCTCGTCAAACTGGAGCCCATCCTCCTGGGGGTTGAACTCGGCTTCGAGTTTGAACTCGAATTTGAGTTTGAGTTCAAGACAGGTTTCACAGGCTCCGGTTTTCTCACTCGATCCAACGAGGTCTGCGATCTTCGTGAGGATATCTTCTGAGGATCTGTTCGAGGGGGGTTCTTCAACTCAACCTGCGTTGATGAGGTGGTACGTCGCAAACTGAGTCTGCTCTTACTGATCAGTCTGCTTTTACTTTCACTGTTGAGGGTTGTTTGGACTGATGTCTCCCTTGTTTGTCTTCTTGGCCGCACTGTTGTTGAGGGTTTGTGACTGCTGGTGTCGACCACACTGTCCAAACAGTTCGAATCGCTGCTAGTTCCACTTGGAGTTTGGGAAGTTACGTTCTCTAGTATGTCACGGATGTGTTCCCTGTgagaattgaagaggaataattaagatgaaaagaaacatttgatgcaatatcaatattattgaattttagtTGAATTGCATTGTCATGATGAACTATATATTCgatttctgtatatgtattcatgtgtgtgaaataaatttgaatttgaattactaCTTTAGTGAGACTCACTTCATATTGTCAACTTTGCTCGTGAATAACATTATCAATGCATCAATCACagagaaaagaaaaatgtatGCATTTCCTGTGGTTGAACCTTCAGCCTCTTGCACACATGGACAATATTGACGTCTACTGGATCTAGTCATTGGTAGCGGACACTGGAGACTCGTCTATTATTCCTGTGAGTAAGCTGGCGTTGGCCACTAATAGCGGCTACTAATTAACACTATTATCCCTGTGTGCAAAGTACTTAAAGGTGCAAACAGAACAAGTGTTTGGCGCTGAAGATCAATGCCACTAAACAGCTGTGCAATGATAGAAACATTATTTGGAGTCATTTAGATGGATGTAGATATAGCAGGTCGATAGCAAGATTAAATCTGCATATCAAAGTGACCATTCTGTTCGTACCCTGATTAAGAAAACGTATGTTAGGGGTGCAGCCCTAGATTCATAAAACTCTGCTCCAGTGAGATTTGATTTAAACTGcatgaatatttccaataaatgatattaattcttcccattcaaccaatgataTTGACAGTTTTAGTCTAGCTTTAGCATGATTttaacaatagtatatttcattTAGCAAACTCCCATTTGAGTTATCAAGTTGGTAATATCAGAATACAATGATTTTCCAATTAAAACGcgatatttaatttaaatatcaggagttgagaatatttcaataaaatatgataactTATTTATATGGAACTTACGAGTCAGGATGGGATGGTTCTGATTGTGATATTTTCAGTAGGACCAATCGCAGGGCAAGAGACTCTGGAGTATCAACAATCTGTAAAGAGATTAAAGTGTTATAGCAATCaacatttataaatattacacaACTTTCTCCAAAATActataaatttgatgatttgaATAATGAGGTGTGGTTCACAAAATATATGGTTCAAGAGCATTCGGTTATATTGCTCTATTATTCACTAAAACAACTTTTTTTCAACctttaggtgcgtacagatatacgcgccgcgaacataagcaattaacttttaatcagctgatgacaagctttttatatctgtatcttaccgtttctgaaaaaatacagatatagtcagctgattaaaagtgaattgctcatgttcgcggcgcgtatatctgtacgcacctttatttGAATAActacactattttttcaaagatgAGAATTGTCGAGTCGACACCTTGATTAAAATACAGTTACGGTAAAAGGAGTATATGTGAATTCTTTATTTCGAATGAAGATGGTTATTTTCATGATCTTTTTATGGTTGATGCATTAATACTTTCTCCTATAAGCAGATCACTCCTTGTGAATTCTTATATGAATCTCCAGTAATTATGATAGGAGCtcactgtggaaattaggaaattaaaaaatataacgTTGATATGCTGTAAAAGCTATCAATTTATACTATTGTTATACATAACGTAGCTGTAACAAATAATATCTTACCAATGAGGATAATAAGTTTAAACTTGTTTGAACTAATTCTAAACTAATAGTTTTTaacttcttttcatttttctctcaccTTCTTGAGCAATATATCCAAGACTTTCTCAAGTAAGACAGGTTCAACTTCATTCTCATCCTTTTGTTtctttttaactgcgcgtcgatgtatacacaaggttttttgaaatgttgcattttaaggataatatgaaaagaaatggaattcctccatactctgatatcacttaaataatacatattataaatcatctactttgaagataggatcaatcagactatagaactactcgcaagaacccgtgcttcgcaaggatctattttaaaacttgacaaaatgaaaacttgacgtaatgaaattttgaagaattgagaataggcctataaccatccttggttaattaagaatctataagccaaatttcaagttaattagtccagtagttcagacgtgatgattcgtcaaacataattttcctatcccgtacgtgcataagccagctcttcactttatataattattatagatatagttaacgactgcaagagataggactgtggagcagaatagtggtgaaactatcatagcgccagaagtgtctcaaacacaatagtaggtactacatgaactttttgaaagtgatttgaaaaaatgttaaaacaactgaactgaatccttatcattctaccttcatttagagaggcttttgtttgggccgaatggaaatctatttataaaaaaatgaatgtctgtttgtgtgttcgcttgtatgtttgtttgttccctgtagacttgaaaactacttgacataacggcatgaaactttgggaatatgttgtgtgaatattggggatggtttctaaacagaaatttcaataggggggctaataataattatttattaatccattttacagacatatgtttccgaaattttcggccgagcggctactgaagaacgaaaagatgatcatgattcaagatcatattgtgataatatgatttagcatctaaagttaccagctgtaataaacatatcaccctgtgataaattattgtgtactggtattaaaacggtagtttggagttgaagtgtagttgattggtaccagctgttgataatggttccttagaagacctatacaaataattatcactcccctatcattgagaaactggaaaatgttgaaaaaattttGCCCCTCTTCGCATAAGCTATCCGCAACTGCGTGAAAaagaggataataataataataataataataataataataataataataataataataaatatgaatcatgaaataatttgtattttttcgcTTGTAGAACATTTTGAGCAGCTCTAGAATCAGTATAGCGAGTATAGCTTCTTTAAAATTCGTGTTGGAATTCGGTGTGCTGATATTAATTCCATgtactttttaaaataattattattgatttcgGTCTAAGCTATCATGTTCTCATTACCAATTCAACCTGTCcctcattataattattatttttgttctgCTTCAACTTTAGCATTCATTCCTGTAACAACCGCGTGAACCAATCATTAATTAGGAGTAGTCAAAATCATTTTGGaaattcctagtttattttGGACAACGGAATGCATTGTCGTTGGGGTGAGCTGGGATAAACTTGCACTGGCGGTACCTTTGTCTATTTTCTGATTGAAATTGACATGATAAATAGATATTTAAGATGTTTGATTACTGAGAGCAATCATACTGAGTAGCTAATATTGCATTGCAAATATTTCATACCTATGTTGTGTGAACTTCATTCTGAtgattatgaataaccattcagatcaaatataaggaattactcgcatctctcatcaactcgtaaaccgaactggccaagcatacaatgatggaacaaacacgtggtaagctcgcgctcccaatcaacgcaaaatcaattcgatcagctaattgatgaaattgttttaagctctccaatgattacaacatatgttagaatatcatgtgtcaattatctcagttccatatggagttcaccttaccataagcttacttaataggatcctttgaaatccttagaggcaaaatatctcaaaatccgttcttagtgcgcatctagcatgtttgaagaatatttgtgcaaagttttaagtctgtaggccaattattagtttgagctgtagtgtgattttacatcaaaattttcgaaaagtgccctctcctgaacccccctgtgctcctgattgggatttttctgcatagatctgatttttctcgtacctgaacgaaaaagttcctcatgactttgctctttgctgtgcaatgaacggttaaa is a genomic window containing:
- the LOC120356282 gene encoding uncharacterized protein LOC120356282: MIALIKKKQKDENEVEPVLLEKVLDILLKKIVDTPESLALRLVLLKISQSEPSHPDSEHIRDILENVTSQTPSGTSSDSNCLDSVVDTSSHKPSTTVRPRRQTRETSVQTTLNSESKSRLISKSRLSLRRTTSSTQVELKNPPRTDPQKISSRRSQTSLDRVRKPEPVKPVLNSNSNSSSNSKPSSTPRRMGSSLTRLSGRNGLSTVAEQTNALRVKRIFVESSTQTSNVESTSMGVQVNYRCSRTVMDSSTQTNIVENFVCRCFASKNNEELLGVNVGSQDKNVQNSASVIPAPPPLPQSLSSHSRKNCRSEME